The following coding sequences are from one Epilithonimonas vandammei window:
- a CDS encoding heavy metal translocating P-type ATPase, translating to MEHIHKYDAEGKQLCCSAQEEKIDKKADNLLEKSKHTANDGHDHDHNDEDGHDHGSTDKTIFQMFLPSVISLVLLLTGIVFDNYVKIEWFNGWIRTIWYVTAYAPVGLPVIKEAIESIVKGDVFSEFLLMTIATVGAFIIAEYPEGVAVMLFYAVGETFQTLAVTRAKSNIKALLDQRPDEVTILENNIPKTIKAAQAKIGEIIQLKPGEKLALDGELLSDSASFNTAALTGESKPDTKSKGESVLAGMINLTSVAQVKITTAYEDSKLSKILELVQNATSQKAPTELFIRKFARIYTPIVVLLAILICVVPYFIVDDYVFRDWLYRALVFLVISCPCALVISIPLGYFGGIGAASRNGILFKGSNFLDKIAEIQNVVMDKTGTMTEGVFKVQEVKILPGFDQDEILKLVNALESKSTHPVATAIHEYVGEIDSSINLENTEEIAGHGLIATVNGKDLLVGNFKLMDKFNIKYDIDPSTIVYTIIAIAYEGKFAGLITIADSIKEDAGITIKKLHNLNVKVTMLSGDKSSVVKYVAHKIGIDNAFGDLLPEDKVNKVKEIKARKESVAFVGDGVNDAPVVALSDVGIAMGGLGSDATIETADVVIQDDKPSKIPIAINIGKQTKKIVWQNIILAFVVKAIVLVLGAGGLATMWEAVFADVGVSLIAILNAVRIQKMKFE from the coding sequence ATGGAACACATTCACAAGTATGACGCAGAGGGCAAACAGCTATGCTGCTCTGCACAAGAGGAAAAGATTGATAAAAAGGCTGATAATCTCCTGGAAAAATCGAAACATACAGCGAACGACGGGCATGATCATGATCATAACGATGAAGACGGGCACGACCACGGAAGCACGGATAAGACTATTTTTCAAATGTTTTTACCATCAGTAATATCACTGGTGCTTCTATTAACGGGAATAGTATTTGATAATTACGTGAAAATTGAATGGTTTAATGGATGGATTAGGACAATATGGTATGTGACTGCTTATGCTCCTGTTGGCCTTCCTGTTATAAAAGAAGCTATTGAAAGTATCGTAAAAGGTGATGTCTTTTCGGAATTTTTACTGATGACCATTGCTACTGTCGGCGCATTTATTATCGCAGAATATCCTGAAGGTGTTGCTGTAATGTTGTTCTATGCTGTAGGAGAGACCTTTCAAACTCTCGCAGTTACAAGGGCTAAGAGTAATATTAAAGCTTTACTTGACCAGCGCCCAGATGAGGTTACAATTTTGGAGAATAATATTCCTAAAACTATAAAAGCTGCACAAGCTAAAATAGGAGAGATTATTCAATTGAAACCTGGTGAAAAATTAGCGTTGGACGGTGAATTGCTAAGTGATTCGGCATCCTTTAACACCGCTGCTTTAACAGGCGAAAGTAAACCAGATACGAAAAGCAAAGGGGAGTCAGTTTTAGCAGGAATGATCAATCTGACGAGCGTCGCACAAGTAAAAATCACTACTGCTTACGAAGATAGTAAATTAAGTAAGATTTTGGAATTGGTACAGAATGCCACATCACAAAAAGCACCTACAGAACTTTTTATCAGAAAATTTGCTCGTATATATACACCTATAGTCGTCTTATTGGCAATTTTAATCTGCGTTGTACCATATTTCATTGTTGATGATTATGTATTTAGAGATTGGTTGTATCGTGCGCTGGTATTTTTAGTGATCTCATGCCCTTGTGCATTGGTAATATCGATTCCTTTAGGATATTTCGGAGGGATTGGTGCCGCAAGCAGAAATGGGATTTTATTTAAAGGAAGTAATTTTCTCGATAAAATTGCTGAGATACAAAACGTTGTAATGGACAAAACCGGAACAATGACTGAAGGTGTTTTTAAAGTTCAGGAAGTTAAAATTCTGCCAGGTTTTGACCAGGACGAAATTCTTAAGCTGGTAAATGCACTGGAGAGTAAGTCAACGCATCCTGTCGCAACCGCTATTCATGAGTATGTTGGAGAAATTGATAGTTCTATCAATCTTGAGAATACGGAAGAAATTGCAGGTCACGGTCTTATAGCGACTGTGAACGGAAAAGATTTGTTGGTAGGTAATTTTAAGCTAATGGATAAATTCAATATTAAATATGATATTGACCCTTCCACAATTGTTTATACTATCATCGCAATAGCATATGAAGGAAAATTTGCTGGCCTTATTACTATTGCAGACAGCATAAAAGAAGATGCAGGGATTACAATCAAAAAACTTCATAATCTTAATGTTAAGGTGACCATGCTCAGTGGGGATAAGAGTAGTGTGGTTAAATATGTTGCGCATAAGATAGGAATTGATAATGCTTTTGGAGATTTACTTCCGGAAGACAAAGTCAATAAAGTTAAAGAGATTAAAGCAAGAAAAGAGAGCGTTGCATTTGTTGGTGACGGGGTAAATGATGCACCAGTGGTTGCATTGAGTGACGTAGGAATTGCTATGGGTGGATTAGGAAGTGATGCGACTATTGAAACAGCCGATGTCGTAATTCAGGATGATAAACCGTCAAAAATTCCTATTGCAATTAATATTGGCAAACAGACAAAAAAGATAGTTTGGCAGAATATCATCCTAGCATTTGTAGTGAAAGCAATTGTACTTGTTCTGGGAGCCGGAGGGCTGGCAACGATGTGGGAAGCTGTTTTTGCTGATGTAGGAGTTTCACTTATTGCTATTCTGAATGCCGTAAGAATTCAGAAAATGAAATTTGAATAA
- a CDS encoding MgtC/SapB family protein, whose product MNMDLRFELIIAAKLFLSIVLGCIIGFERETSHKDAGIRTFGAITLASCLFVAIASHLTDDKSAIARMLAAIATGLGFIGAGLSFKDKSNSLMGLTTSSALWATAAVGSAVALNMYVLAIFSTVLIYILLSLNKFTWFRKIIKSNISNKSKHDEGNDV is encoded by the coding sequence ATGAATATGGATCTCCGCTTTGAGTTAATTATTGCAGCTAAACTCTTTTTGTCAATAGTATTAGGTTGTATTATAGGTTTTGAGAGGGAAACATCCCATAAAGATGCGGGAATCAGAACTTTTGGTGCAATTACCTTGGCTTCGTGTCTGTTTGTTGCAATTGCATCTCACCTTACAGATGATAAATCTGCTATTGCACGAATGCTCGCTGCGATAGCAACGGGACTCGGCTTTATCGGCGCAGGTTTGAGCTTTAAGGATAAAAGCAACAGTCTTATGGGGCTGACAACATCATCTGCCTTATGGGCTACGGCGGCAGTCGGCTCTGCAGTTGCTCTCAATATGTATGTACTGGCTATATTTTCTACCGTTTTAATTTACATATTATTATCTCTTAATAAATTCACATGGTTTAGAAAGATAATAAAAAGTAATATTTCAAACAAAAGTAAGCATGATGAAGGAAACGACGTTTAG
- a CDS encoding LTA synthase family protein yields MSFLLRLGFVLSSFQKAEFSAVSFIRVFLLGLIYDIGVGLFFIFPYSLYLLILPQRLVDSRLNKIITYFSFSLGILILFFSFFAEITFWQEFESRFNFIAVDYLIYTYEVINNINESYPLPILIAVMIILTFFVIFFCIRKKYFFDTFKGTTIFLSRLKITVGIFAATLVYAFLVENNFADLSTNRYQNELSKSGIYSFFSAYNNNEINYDHFYQLMDNKDAFKIIKNDLKDSSSIFLQNSFSIERKIKPTTATIQRPNVIMITMESFSADFMKTFGNNQDITPVLDSLAKESVLFTNMYATGTRTVRGMEALSLAIPPTPGNSIVRRKNNDQLTTIGSIFSEQGYDTSFFYGGDGYFDNMNKYFGNNGYNIIDRNRNAFARENYLAPRTSIDDRNITFENAWGICDEDLYNEVIRKSDQQYKSGKPFYDFVMTTSNHRPFTYPDGKIDIPSGSGREGAVKYTDYAIGAFLKKIKNKPWYKNTVIVIVADHCASSAGKNEIDISKYHIPAMIVNLQDKQSLKIDKMCSQIDLYPTLFNFLGWKYTSNLYGKNVISDNYIPRIFVGTYQKLAYMENDDLVILSPQQKVETFKYIQGKNDQIAVLPKPEIIRRAIANYQTAYYLYKNNGLKQNKKNN; encoded by the coding sequence ATGTCTTTTTTACTAAGGCTGGGATTTGTATTGTCCTCATTTCAAAAGGCTGAGTTTTCTGCAGTATCTTTTATTAGAGTATTTTTATTAGGACTTATATATGACATAGGGGTAGGTTTGTTTTTCATATTTCCATATAGCCTTTATTTGTTGATTTTGCCCCAACGATTGGTAGATTCTAGATTAAATAAAATCATTACCTACTTTTCTTTTTCTCTTGGTATATTGATTCTGTTTTTTTCCTTTTTTGCTGAAATAACTTTTTGGCAGGAATTTGAAAGCCGGTTTAATTTTATCGCTGTAGACTATCTTATTTACACTTACGAAGTAATTAATAATATCAATGAATCTTATCCCCTGCCCATATTAATTGCAGTGATGATTATTCTCACATTTTTTGTAATTTTTTTCTGTATCCGAAAAAAATATTTTTTTGATACTTTCAAAGGCACTACCATATTTTTGTCAAGGCTGAAAATAACGGTTGGAATTTTTGCAGCAACTCTTGTTTATGCTTTCTTAGTCGAAAACAATTTTGCGGATTTGAGTACCAACCGCTATCAAAATGAATTGTCAAAATCAGGAATCTATTCATTCTTTTCTGCTTATAATAATAATGAAATCAATTACGATCATTTTTATCAACTTATGGATAATAAGGATGCTTTTAAGATTATTAAAAATGATTTGAAAGACAGCAGTTCAATATTTCTGCAGAACAGTTTCTCAATCGAAAGAAAAATTAAACCTACCACAGCAACTATACAAAGACCTAATGTAATTATGATTACAATGGAAAGTTTCAGTGCAGATTTCATGAAAACTTTTGGAAATAATCAGGATATAACTCCGGTATTGGATTCGCTTGCAAAAGAAAGTGTTTTATTTACAAATATGTATGCTACAGGTACGAGGACGGTTCGAGGAATGGAAGCTCTCTCTCTCGCAATACCACCTACACCAGGTAATAGTATCGTCAGACGAAAAAATAATGACCAGCTGACAACAATAGGGTCAATTTTCAGTGAGCAGGGTTATGATACAAGTTTTTTTTACGGAGGGGACGGATATTTTGATAATATGAACAAGTATTTTGGGAATAACGGATATAACATTATTGATAGAAACAGAAATGCATTTGCAAGGGAAAACTATCTTGCGCCAAGAACTTCAATCGATGATAGAAATATTACTTTCGAAAACGCATGGGGGATATGTGACGAGGATCTTTACAATGAGGTAATCAGAAAATCAGATCAGCAATATAAAAGTGGCAAACCCTTCTACGACTTTGTTATGACTACGTCAAATCACCGACCGTTCACCTATCCGGATGGTAAAATTGATATTCCCTCTGGTTCAGGAAGAGAAGGAGCAGTTAAATATACAGATTATGCAATAGGAGCATTTCTGAAAAAGATAAAAAATAAGCCATGGTATAAAAATACTGTTATTGTTATTGTTGCAGACCACTGTGCTAGCAGCGCCGGGAAAAATGAAATTGATATATCAAAATACCACATTCCCGCGATGATTGTAAATCTTCAGGACAAGCAGTCTTTGAAAATCGATAAAATGTGTTCTCAAATTGATTTGTATCCTACTTTATTTAACTTTTTAGGATGGAAATATACAAGCAATCTGTATGGGAAAAATGTAATTAGCGACAACTATATTCCCAGAATATTTGTGGGAACTTACCAAAAACTTGCCTATATGGAGAATGATGATCTCGTCATCCTTTCACCCCAACAAAAAGTTGAGACTTTTAAATATATACAAGGAAAAAACGATCAGATTGCTGTATTACCTAAGCCGGAAATAATAAGAAGGGCAATTGCCAATTATCAAACAGCCTATTACCTTTATAAAAATAATGGTTTGAAGCAGAATAAAAAAAATAATTGA
- a CDS encoding cation diffusion facilitator family transporter produces the protein MNNDNKNLSASSKHKKNLLIVLCLSGTYMIAEVIGGITTKSLALLADAAHMLTDVVGLFLAFVAIKIGERKATSQKTFGYYRTEILAAVINAVVLLGISIYVLFEAYQRFNNPPEVQSTPMLIVAGIGLVVNIIGIIIIRKDSSESLNMKGAYFEVLSDGLTSIGVMIAGIIMLTTGWYYADPLISAAIGLLIFPRTWKLLKEAINVLLEGTPKDVNIEDLRKSLESINGVKKLHDLHVWSLTSGVNAMSSHVIADRSEDMNILLKTLTEIATTDFKISHTTFQIETEGHKESEAHL, from the coding sequence ATGAATAACGATAATAAAAATCTTTCAGCCTCATCAAAGCACAAAAAAAATCTATTGATTGTACTGTGCTTAAGTGGCACATATATGATTGCAGAGGTAATAGGAGGTATTACAACAAAGAGTCTCGCGTTGTTAGCTGACGCAGCACACATGTTGACAGATGTGGTAGGGCTATTTTTAGCATTCGTTGCTATCAAGATAGGTGAAAGAAAAGCAACTTCTCAGAAAACTTTTGGTTACTATAGAACAGAAATATTGGCTGCCGTTATTAATGCGGTTGTTTTATTAGGTATTTCTATATATGTTTTGTTTGAAGCATATCAGAGATTTAATAATCCTCCAGAGGTACAAAGTACTCCTATGTTGATTGTAGCTGGGATTGGTTTAGTGGTAAATATCATAGGGATCATAATTATCCGTAAAGATTCTTCCGAGAGTCTAAATATGAAGGGCGCTTATTTTGAAGTTCTTTCCGATGGATTAACATCGATAGGAGTAATGATTGCAGGAATAATAATGTTAACAACAGGTTGGTATTATGCTGATCCATTAATTTCTGCTGCAATAGGTCTTTTAATATTTCCAAGGACTTGGAAACTTTTGAAAGAGGCTATAAATGTCCTCTTAGAAGGTACACCAAAAGATGTCAACATAGAAGATTTACGGAAATCTCTTGAATCCATAAATGGAGTCAAAAAATTACATGACCTGCATGTTTGGTCTCTTACTTCAGGTGTAAATGCAATGAGTTCACATGTCATTGCTGACCGTAGTGAGGATATGAATATTCTACTAAAAACACTTACAGAAATAGCTACTACTGATTTTAAAATTTCTCATACTACTTTTCAAATTGAAACAGAAGGACACAAAGAAAGCGAAGCACATCTTTAA
- a CDS encoding bestrophin family protein has product MLLNKRISIGYFIRQIKYQIVLIVFFAFLIGFLDDISILNKISIPLSIPALLGTAVSLLLAFRTAQSYERWWEARTVWGAIVNDSRSFIRLVRQFVPELPEESRLVAERQIVWVYALGEALRKQVFSDKVKNYLQSHNITGTNIPNAILDKHSEHIRKIAAEGRISDFKEVQLNEVLMRLCDSMGKCERLKNTVFPRAYSILLHTLIYVFAFLLPFGLEDSQLTVEIATTIIVPIIFITIEKTAIIMQDPFENTPVDTPMTALAQTIEINLLQMIGEKNIPAKKENDSYFEM; this is encoded by the coding sequence ATGTTACTAAACAAAAGAATTTCAATCGGATATTTTATCCGACAAATTAAATACCAGATTGTACTGATAGTATTTTTTGCTTTTCTTATAGGGTTTCTAGATGATATCTCAATTTTAAATAAGATATCAATCCCTCTAAGTATTCCGGCTTTGCTGGGAACGGCAGTGTCATTACTTCTGGCATTCAGAACAGCACAGTCATATGAAAGATGGTGGGAGGCAAGAACCGTATGGGGCGCTATCGTCAATGATTCAAGATCTTTTATAAGATTAGTAAGACAGTTTGTTCCTGAACTACCCGAGGAGAGCAGGCTAGTTGCAGAAAGACAGATTGTGTGGGTGTATGCCTTGGGTGAAGCATTGAGAAAACAGGTATTTTCAGATAAAGTGAAGAATTATCTGCAGTCCCATAACATTACAGGAACAAATATTCCTAATGCAATTTTGGATAAGCATTCTGAACATATTAGAAAAATTGCTGCAGAAGGTCGTATTTCAGATTTTAAAGAAGTTCAGTTAAATGAGGTTCTTATGAGATTATGTGACAGCATGGGAAAATGCGAGCGTTTGAAAAATACAGTATTTCCAAGAGCTTACAGTATCCTGCTTCATACATTGATTTATGTTTTTGCTTTTTTACTGCCTTTTGGTTTGGAAGATTCTCAGTTGACTGTTGAAATAGCGACTACTATCATTGTCCCTATTATATTTATTACGATAGAGAAAACAGCTATTATCATGCAGGATCCTTTTGAGAATACTCCTGTTGATACACCAATGACAGCTTTGGCTCAGACGATTGAAATCAACCTACTTCAAATGATTGGTGAGAAAAATATTCCCGCTAAAAAAGAGAATGATTCCTATTTTGAAATGTAG
- a CDS encoding methyltransferase family protein — translation MALRQELETQGSWLFRYRSFLPLIVIFIGLAVFIETNWNRSASECSPYYEIICLLISMFGLGIRIYTVGFTPKNTSGRNTKAGQVADELNTTGIYSIVRNPLYLGNFFMWFGLALFTENVWFIISFILSYWIYYERIVFAEEQFLERKFGDYYIRWTERVPPFIPNFSLFKSNQLRFSIRKVLLKEKNGLFAIFLIFTVFDLTAEVMNNHLHFNNVFITGCIVTMLLYVVLKIIKRNKGFSLEIKR, via the coding sequence ATGGCTTTAAGACAAGAACTAGAAACACAAGGTAGCTGGCTGTTCAGATACAGGAGTTTTTTACCACTCATCGTTATTTTCATTGGTTTAGCAGTTTTTATTGAAACCAACTGGAACAGAAGTGCTTCCGAATGCAGTCCTTACTACGAAATAATCTGCCTTCTTATTAGTATGTTCGGATTGGGAATAAGAATTTATACGGTTGGATTTACGCCTAAAAATACATCAGGCAGAAATACAAAAGCGGGTCAGGTAGCTGATGAATTAAATACAACAGGTATTTACAGTATTGTCAGAAATCCACTGTACCTGGGAAATTTCTTTATGTGGTTTGGTTTGGCTTTATTTACTGAAAACGTATGGTTTATCATTTCATTCATCCTTTCCTATTGGATCTATTATGAAAGAATCGTATTTGCTGAGGAGCAGTTTCTTGAAAGAAAATTTGGGGATTATTATATCAGGTGGACTGAAAGAGTACCTCCGTTTATACCTAATTTTTCATTGTTCAAAAGTAATCAGCTGAGGTTCAGTATCAGAAAAGTTTTGCTTAAAGAAAAAAACGGACTTTTTGCCATCTTTCTGATTTTTACTGTATTTGATCTTACGGCAGAAGTTATGAATAACCACCTTCATTTCAATAATGTTTTTATTACAGGTTGCATAGTGACTATGCTGTTATATGTGGTCTTGAAAATAATAAAAAGAAATAAAGGGTTTTCCCTCGAAATTAAAAGGTAG
- a CDS encoding efflux RND transporter periplasmic adaptor subunit, protein MKIKYSIVSLALISLFAVSCGKKDTAEATTEKPKTEQAEEGAHEEGPKTIAELTEEQMKSVGVLLGQVEMKDLTSTIKANGLLRVPNDKKATVTSLYGGVIKTINFQIGDYVRKGQVLASISNPEYIQLQEQYLTVNSRISFAEQEFRRQKELFDNDAGAKKNLQSSDAELKSLRTQRASLQRQLQLMGISPGRVNNGNLRSELVITAPISGVISNINAQIGSYVDVSSPVLEMIDNSSIHLDLQVFERDLPKMKVGQNVQFKLTNNPEMLYNAKVYSIGSSFENESKTISVHANVTGNKVGLIDGMNITGVINLESATTPAVPDEAIVEADGKFYVFVQTDKKAEEHEALEKADDDHGHGHDEGEAEHGHKNEQEAGNHAKEQGKKMNFEKVEVAKGSSEMGYTAITPVTEIPKDAKIVVKGAFFVNAKLSNAGDHGH, encoded by the coding sequence ATGAAAATCAAATATAGTATTGTATCTCTAGCTTTAATTTCACTTTTTGCTGTTAGTTGCGGAAAGAAAGATACAGCGGAAGCAACAACAGAAAAACCCAAAACAGAACAAGCTGAAGAGGGTGCTCACGAAGAAGGACCGAAAACTATTGCTGAACTTACAGAAGAACAAATGAAATCTGTAGGAGTCTTACTGGGACAAGTTGAAATGAAAGACCTAACGTCAACCATAAAAGCCAACGGATTGTTGAGGGTTCCTAATGATAAAAAAGCTACAGTGACCTCTTTATATGGAGGTGTTATTAAGACCATTAATTTTCAGATTGGTGATTATGTAAGAAAAGGGCAGGTGTTGGCAAGCATCAGTAATCCAGAATACATTCAGCTGCAGGAGCAATATTTAACCGTAAACAGTCGAATATCTTTTGCAGAGCAGGAATTCAGAAGGCAGAAAGAGCTATTTGACAATGATGCAGGAGCCAAAAAGAATCTACAGAGTTCTGATGCCGAACTGAAGAGTCTGAGAACACAAAGAGCATCTTTACAGAGACAACTTCAGCTGATGGGCATAAGCCCAGGAAGAGTCAACAATGGAAATCTCCGTTCAGAATTGGTTATTACTGCTCCTATCAGTGGTGTAATTAGTAATATCAATGCACAAATAGGAAGTTATGTAGATGTTTCGTCTCCAGTTTTGGAAATGATTGATAACAGTTCGATTCATTTGGATCTTCAAGTTTTCGAAAGAGACCTTCCTAAAATGAAAGTAGGTCAAAATGTACAGTTTAAGCTGACCAATAACCCTGAAATGCTTTATAATGCAAAAGTTTATAGTATTGGTTCTTCTTTTGAAAATGAAAGCAAGACCATTTCTGTTCATGCCAATGTTACAGGAAATAAAGTGGGGTTGATCGACGGAATGAATATCACAGGTGTAATTAATCTTGAGAGTGCGACAACGCCTGCAGTTCCCGATGAGGCAATTGTAGAGGCTGACGGTAAGTTCTATGTATTTGTACAGACAGACAAAAAAGCTGAGGAGCATGAAGCTCTAGAGAAGGCAGATGATGATCATGGACATGGACATGATGAAGGAGAAGCTGAACACGGTCACAAAAATGAACAGGAAGCTGGAAATCACGCGAAAGAACAGGGGAAGAAAATGAATTTTGAAAAAGTTGAAGTGGCGAAAGGTTCATCAGAAATGGGCTATACCGCTATTACTCCTGTTACTGAAATTCCAAAAGATGCAAAGATTGTCGTTAAAGGAGCTTTCTTCGTGAATGCTAAACTATCGAACGCTGGAGATCATGGGCATTAA